In Alicyclobacillus macrosporangiidus CPP55, a single window of DNA contains:
- a CDS encoding PhzF family phenazine biosynthesis protein, with the protein MPELSVFHVDAFTDRPFGGNPAGVVPEAQGLTDAQMQAIARELNLSETAFLVPGERDADFSIRYFTPASEVAFCGHATLGAAWLLGTEYGWAKRAGQVVFRTPAGIVPVRWETDAAGRVKAAFMAQVRPQVRPTQMDAGVIARLLGLGEEDIDPRYPLRLAYTGNWDLLVPVRTRAAVDRARPDLTALAEANRRERVISTHLFTFDAGDPAGGSASGPADQPAWDLYTRDFSPAVGIAEDPVTGSASGALGGYLVLEGVLDPERPHQLVMAQGDVIGRPGRVVVRIHPGADGPRIEVGGGAVVTVAGRLRLPVE; encoded by the coding sequence ATGCCAGAGCTTTCCGTATTCCATGTCGATGCTTTCACCGACAGGCCCTTCGGCGGCAATCCGGCGGGGGTGGTGCCGGAGGCCCAGGGATTGACCGATGCCCAGATGCAGGCCATCGCGCGGGAGCTCAACCTGTCGGAGACGGCGTTTCTCGTTCCCGGCGAGCGCGACGCGGACTTTTCGATCCGCTACTTCACGCCGGCCTCGGAAGTTGCGTTTTGCGGGCACGCCACGCTGGGCGCCGCGTGGCTGCTGGGGACCGAATACGGATGGGCGAAGCGTGCGGGCCAAGTGGTGTTTCGCACGCCGGCCGGCATCGTGCCCGTCCGGTGGGAGACGGACGCAGCCGGCCGGGTGAAGGCGGCGTTCATGGCACAGGTACGCCCCCAGGTCAGGCCGACCCAAATGGATGCTGGCGTGATCGCTCGCCTCCTCGGCCTTGGTGAAGAGGACATCGATCCGCGCTATCCCCTTCGGCTCGCCTACACGGGCAACTGGGACCTGCTTGTACCGGTGCGCACCCGGGCGGCGGTGGACCGGGCACGTCCCGACCTCACGGCATTGGCGGAAGCCAACCGGCGCGAAAGGGTCATTTCCACGCACCTGTTCACGTTCGACGCGGGCGATCCCGCAGGCGGTTCCGCGAGCGGGCCGGCGGACCAACCCGCCTGGGACCTGTACACCCGCGACTTCTCCCCGGCGGTCGGCATCGCGGAGGACCCGGTGACCGGATCGGCCAGCGGGGCATTGGGCGGGTATCTCGTGTTGGAAGGGGTGCTCGATCCGGAACGACCCCATCAGCTCGTGATGGCCCAGGGGGACGTCATCGGGAGGCCGGGTCGCGTGGTGGTGCGGATCCATCCGGGTGCCGACGGGCCCCGCATCGAGGTGGGCGGCGGCGCGGTGGTGACGGTGGCCGGCCGACTGAGGCTCCCCGTTGAATAA